The proteins below are encoded in one region of Strix aluco isolate bStrAlu1 chromosome 8, bStrAlu1.hap1, whole genome shotgun sequence:
- the ACOT11 gene encoding acyl-coenzyme A thioesterase 11 isoform X8, giving the protein MTSPSPTRNPTEVQMSQLVLPCHTNHRGELSTGQLLKWIDTAACLSAERHAGCPCVTASMDDIYFEHTISQPYINPPGQRDGKSSVCVGQVVNIKAKVNRAFNSSMEVGIQVSYEDLCSGKHCSICKAYATFVAQGPSGSKVKLKPLAPQTEEEKIEHSIAAERRRMRLVHKDTLKDLLTRSPRETAELETRDGSAAVPAEKTRVESVELVLPPHANHQGNTFGGQIMAWMENVATIAASRLCHAHPTLRAIEMFHFRGPSQVGDRLVLKAIVNNAFKNSMEVGVCAEAYGQEMSVSRRHINSAFMTFVVLDQEGQPRNLPMVAPEPGDGERRYREASARKKIRLDRKYVVSCKQTEVPLSVPWDQSNKVYLSYNNVSALKTLIAKANWALAREKEKVRMYTLEEDKFLSFRIEMSVRIAASRAFSLLSDLRRRHEWDRHYASAELVQQVDDDDMIYHVVSQTLSHENKPQDFVILASRRKPCSKGDPYVVAFRSVTLPTHPASTGFTRGETLCSGFCIWPESEEMSKVAYYNQATPGYLNYVTTNVAGLSSNFCATFEACEKFLLKNKEDLIVRLQDL; this is encoded by the exons ATGACGAGTCCCTCGCCCACCCGCAACCCCACCGAGGTGCAGATGAGCCAGCTGGTTCTGCCCTGCCACACCAACCACCGCGGTGAGCTCAGCACCGGCCAGCTGCTCAAGTGGATCGACACGGCCGCCTGCCTCTCCG ccGAGAGACATGCCGGCTGCCCGTGCGTCACGGCTTCCATGGACGATATCTATTTTGAGCATACCATTAG CCAGCCGTATATAAACCCTCCTGGGCAGCGGGACGGGAAGAGCAGTGTCTG cgTTGGGCAAGTTGTCAACATCAAAGCCAAAGTGAACCGAGCCTTTAACTCCAGCATGGAG GTGGGCATCCAGGTGAGCTACGAAGACCTGTGCAGCGGGAAGCACTGCAGCATCTGCAAGGCTTATGCCACCTTCGTGGCGCAGGGCCCCTCCGGCAGCAAG GTGAAGCTTAAGCCGCTGGCCCCGCAGACGGAGGAGGAGAAGATAGAGCACAGCATCGCTGCCGAGCGCCGCCGCATGCGGCTGGTCCACAAGGACACCCTCAAGGACCTCCTCACCCGCAGCCCCCGCGAAACCG cagagctggagacGCGGGACGGCAGCGCAGCTGTGCCGGCGGAGAAGACGCGGGTGGAGAGcgtggagctggtgctgccccCCCACGCCAACCATCAGGGCAACACCTTTGGCGGGCAGATCATGGCCTGGATGGAGAACGTGGCCACCATCGCAGCCAG CCGGCTGTGCCATGCCCACCCCACGCTGCGGGCCATCGAGATGTTCCACTTTCGGGGACCATCGCAAGTCGGGGACCGCCTGGTGCTCAAAGCCATCGTCAACAACGCCTTCAAAAACAG CATGGAGGTGGGGGTCTGCGCCGAGGCATACGGCCAGGAGATGTCCGTCAGCCGAAGGCACATCAACAGTGCCTTCATGACCTTCGTGGTGCTGGACCAGGAGGGCCAGCCCCGCAACCTGCCAATGGTGGCACCCGAGCCGGGG GATGGAGAGAGGAGGTACAGAGAAGCTAGCGCTAGGAAAAAAATTCGGCTGGACCG AAAATACGTTGTCTCCTGCAAACAGACCGAGGTGCCGCTCTCCGTGCCCTGGGACCAAAGCAACAAG GTTTATCTGAGCTACAACAATGTCTCTGCGCTGAAAACGCTCATAGCCAAAGCGAACTGGGCCCTCgccagagaaaaggaaaag GTGCGGATGTACACGCTGGAGGAGGACAAGTTCCTCTCCTTCCGCATTGAGATGTCGGTGCGCATCGCTGCCAGCCGAGCCTTCTCCCTGCTCTCTGACCTGCGGCGCCGGCACGAGTGGGACAGGCACTACGC GAGCGCGGAGCTCGTCCAGCAAGTAGATGACGACGACATGATCTACCACGTGGTGAGCCAGACACTCAGCCACGAGAACAAGCCACAGGACTTTGTCATCCTGGCGTCGCGACGAAAACCGTGCAGCAAGGG GGACCCCTACGTGGTGGCCTTTCGGTCGGTGACGCTGCCCACCCACCCTGCCAGCACCGGCTTCACGAGGGGGGAAACGCTCTGCTCCGGTTTCTGCATTTGGCCAGAGTCGGAGGAGATGAGCAAG GTGGCTTACTACAACCAGGCTACGCCGGGGTACCTCAACTACGTCACCACCAACGTGGCGGGACTGTCCTCCAACTTCTGTGCCACCTTCGAAGCCTGCGAGAAGTTCCTGCTGAAGAACAAGGAGGACCTGATCGTGCGGCTGCAGGACCTCTAG
- the ACOT11 gene encoding acyl-coenzyme A thioesterase 11 isoform X6 — protein MLSFFWLRCLLKMVKENIVVPEEILSFCCNGLQGSTSLPRAQEPGEQEEAPGAMTSPSPTRNPTEVQMSQLVLPCHTNHRGELSTGQLLKWIDTAACLSAERHAGCPCVTASMDDIYFEHTISVGQVVNIKAKVNRAFNSSMEVGIQVSYEDLCSGKHCSICKAYATFVAQGPSGSKVKLKPLAPQTEEEKIEHSIAAERRRMRLVHKDTLKDLLTRSPRETELETRDGSAAVPAEKTRVESVELVLPPHANHQGNTFGGQIMAWMENVATIAASRLCHAHPTLRAIEMFHFRGPSQVGDRLVLKAIVNNAFKNSMEVGVCAEAYGQEMSVSRRHINSAFMTFVVLDQEGQPRNLPMVAPEPGDGERRYREASARKKIRLDRKYVVSCKQTEVPLSVPWDQSNKVYLSYNNVSALKTLIAKANWALAREKEKVRMYTLEEDKFLSFRIEMSVRIAASRAFSLLSDLRRRHEWDRHYASAELVQQVDDDDMIYHVVSQTLSHENKPQDFVILASRRKPCSKGDPYVVAFRSVTLPTHPASTGFTRGETLCSGFCIWPESEEMSKVAYYNQATPGYLNYVTTNVAGLSSNFCATFEACEKFLLKNKEDLIVRLQDL, from the exons ATGCTCAGCTTCTTCTGGCTGAG GTGTCTCTTAAAAATGGTCAAGGAGAATATTGTAGTCCCTGAAGAGATCTTGAGCTTCTGTTGCAATGGCCTCCAG GGCTCAACCTCTCTGCCGCGTGCCCAGGAgccaggggagcaggaggaggctcCGGGGGCCATGACGAGTCCCTCGCCCACCCGCAACCCCACCGAGGTGCAGATGAGCCAGCTGGTTCTGCCCTGCCACACCAACCACCGCGGTGAGCTCAGCACCGGCCAGCTGCTCAAGTGGATCGACACGGCCGCCTGCCTCTCCG ccGAGAGACATGCCGGCTGCCCGTGCGTCACGGCTTCCATGGACGATATCTATTTTGAGCATACCATTAG cgTTGGGCAAGTTGTCAACATCAAAGCCAAAGTGAACCGAGCCTTTAACTCCAGCATGGAG GTGGGCATCCAGGTGAGCTACGAAGACCTGTGCAGCGGGAAGCACTGCAGCATCTGCAAGGCTTATGCCACCTTCGTGGCGCAGGGCCCCTCCGGCAGCAAG GTGAAGCTTAAGCCGCTGGCCCCGCAGACGGAGGAGGAGAAGATAGAGCACAGCATCGCTGCCGAGCGCCGCCGCATGCGGCTGGTCCACAAGGACACCCTCAAGGACCTCCTCACCCGCAGCCCCCGCGAAACCG agctggagacGCGGGACGGCAGCGCAGCTGTGCCGGCGGAGAAGACGCGGGTGGAGAGcgtggagctggtgctgccccCCCACGCCAACCATCAGGGCAACACCTTTGGCGGGCAGATCATGGCCTGGATGGAGAACGTGGCCACCATCGCAGCCAG CCGGCTGTGCCATGCCCACCCCACGCTGCGGGCCATCGAGATGTTCCACTTTCGGGGACCATCGCAAGTCGGGGACCGCCTGGTGCTCAAAGCCATCGTCAACAACGCCTTCAAAAACAG CATGGAGGTGGGGGTCTGCGCCGAGGCATACGGCCAGGAGATGTCCGTCAGCCGAAGGCACATCAACAGTGCCTTCATGACCTTCGTGGTGCTGGACCAGGAGGGCCAGCCCCGCAACCTGCCAATGGTGGCACCCGAGCCGGGG GATGGAGAGAGGAGGTACAGAGAAGCTAGCGCTAGGAAAAAAATTCGGCTGGACCG AAAATACGTTGTCTCCTGCAAACAGACCGAGGTGCCGCTCTCCGTGCCCTGGGACCAAAGCAACAAG GTTTATCTGAGCTACAACAATGTCTCTGCGCTGAAAACGCTCATAGCCAAAGCGAACTGGGCCCTCgccagagaaaaggaaaag GTGCGGATGTACACGCTGGAGGAGGACAAGTTCCTCTCCTTCCGCATTGAGATGTCGGTGCGCATCGCTGCCAGCCGAGCCTTCTCCCTGCTCTCTGACCTGCGGCGCCGGCACGAGTGGGACAGGCACTACGC GAGCGCGGAGCTCGTCCAGCAAGTAGATGACGACGACATGATCTACCACGTGGTGAGCCAGACACTCAGCCACGAGAACAAGCCACAGGACTTTGTCATCCTGGCGTCGCGACGAAAACCGTGCAGCAAGGG GGACCCCTACGTGGTGGCCTTTCGGTCGGTGACGCTGCCCACCCACCCTGCCAGCACCGGCTTCACGAGGGGGGAAACGCTCTGCTCCGGTTTCTGCATTTGGCCAGAGTCGGAGGAGATGAGCAAG GTGGCTTACTACAACCAGGCTACGCCGGGGTACCTCAACTACGTCACCACCAACGTGGCGGGACTGTCCTCCAACTTCTGTGCCACCTTCGAAGCCTGCGAGAAGTTCCTGCTGAAGAACAAGGAGGACCTGATCGTGCGGCTGCAGGACCTCTAG
- the ACOT11 gene encoding acyl-coenzyme A thioesterase 11 isoform X7: MSLATDWGSTSLPRAQEPGEQEEAPGAMTSPSPTRNPTEVQMSQLVLPCHTNHRGELSTGQLLKWIDTAACLSAERHAGCPCVTASMDDIYFEHTISQPYINPPGQRDGKSSVCVGQVVNIKAKVNRAFNSSMEVGIQVSYEDLCSGKHCSICKAYATFVAQGPSGSKVKLKPLAPQTEEEKIEHSIAAERRRMRLVHKDTLKDLLTRSPRETAELETRDGSAAVPAEKTRVESVELVLPPHANHQGNTFGGQIMAWMENVATIAASRLCHAHPTLRAIEMFHFRGPSQVGDRLVLKAIVNNAFKNSMEVGVCAEAYGQEMSVSRRHINSAFMTFVVLDQEGQPRNLPMVAPEPGDGERRYREASARKKIRLDRKYVVSCKQTEVPLSVPWDQSNKVYLSYNNVSALKTLIAKANWALAREKEKVRMYTLEEDKFLSFRIEMSVRIAASRAFSLLSDLRRRHEWDRHYASAELVQQVDDDDMIYHVVSQTLSHENKPQDFVILASRRKPCSKGDPYVVAFRSVTLPTHPASTGFTRGETLCSGFCIWPESEEMSKVAYYNQATPGYLNYVTTNVAGLSSNFCATFEACEKFLLKNKEDLIVRLQDL; this comes from the exons ATGTCTTTGGCGACAGACTGG GGCTCAACCTCTCTGCCGCGTGCCCAGGAgccaggggagcaggaggaggctcCGGGGGCCATGACGAGTCCCTCGCCCACCCGCAACCCCACCGAGGTGCAGATGAGCCAGCTGGTTCTGCCCTGCCACACCAACCACCGCGGTGAGCTCAGCACCGGCCAGCTGCTCAAGTGGATCGACACGGCCGCCTGCCTCTCCG ccGAGAGACATGCCGGCTGCCCGTGCGTCACGGCTTCCATGGACGATATCTATTTTGAGCATACCATTAG CCAGCCGTATATAAACCCTCCTGGGCAGCGGGACGGGAAGAGCAGTGTCTG cgTTGGGCAAGTTGTCAACATCAAAGCCAAAGTGAACCGAGCCTTTAACTCCAGCATGGAG GTGGGCATCCAGGTGAGCTACGAAGACCTGTGCAGCGGGAAGCACTGCAGCATCTGCAAGGCTTATGCCACCTTCGTGGCGCAGGGCCCCTCCGGCAGCAAG GTGAAGCTTAAGCCGCTGGCCCCGCAGACGGAGGAGGAGAAGATAGAGCACAGCATCGCTGCCGAGCGCCGCCGCATGCGGCTGGTCCACAAGGACACCCTCAAGGACCTCCTCACCCGCAGCCCCCGCGAAACCG cagagctggagacGCGGGACGGCAGCGCAGCTGTGCCGGCGGAGAAGACGCGGGTGGAGAGcgtggagctggtgctgccccCCCACGCCAACCATCAGGGCAACACCTTTGGCGGGCAGATCATGGCCTGGATGGAGAACGTGGCCACCATCGCAGCCAG CCGGCTGTGCCATGCCCACCCCACGCTGCGGGCCATCGAGATGTTCCACTTTCGGGGACCATCGCAAGTCGGGGACCGCCTGGTGCTCAAAGCCATCGTCAACAACGCCTTCAAAAACAG CATGGAGGTGGGGGTCTGCGCCGAGGCATACGGCCAGGAGATGTCCGTCAGCCGAAGGCACATCAACAGTGCCTTCATGACCTTCGTGGTGCTGGACCAGGAGGGCCAGCCCCGCAACCTGCCAATGGTGGCACCCGAGCCGGGG GATGGAGAGAGGAGGTACAGAGAAGCTAGCGCTAGGAAAAAAATTCGGCTGGACCG AAAATACGTTGTCTCCTGCAAACAGACCGAGGTGCCGCTCTCCGTGCCCTGGGACCAAAGCAACAAG GTTTATCTGAGCTACAACAATGTCTCTGCGCTGAAAACGCTCATAGCCAAAGCGAACTGGGCCCTCgccagagaaaaggaaaag GTGCGGATGTACACGCTGGAGGAGGACAAGTTCCTCTCCTTCCGCATTGAGATGTCGGTGCGCATCGCTGCCAGCCGAGCCTTCTCCCTGCTCTCTGACCTGCGGCGCCGGCACGAGTGGGACAGGCACTACGC GAGCGCGGAGCTCGTCCAGCAAGTAGATGACGACGACATGATCTACCACGTGGTGAGCCAGACACTCAGCCACGAGAACAAGCCACAGGACTTTGTCATCCTGGCGTCGCGACGAAAACCGTGCAGCAAGGG GGACCCCTACGTGGTGGCCTTTCGGTCGGTGACGCTGCCCACCCACCCTGCCAGCACCGGCTTCACGAGGGGGGAAACGCTCTGCTCCGGTTTCTGCATTTGGCCAGAGTCGGAGGAGATGAGCAAG GTGGCTTACTACAACCAGGCTACGCCGGGGTACCTCAACTACGTCACCACCAACGTGGCGGGACTGTCCTCCAACTTCTGTGCCACCTTCGAAGCCTGCGAGAAGTTCCTGCTGAAGAACAAGGAGGACCTGATCGTGCGGCTGCAGGACCTCTAG
- the ACOT11 gene encoding acyl-coenzyme A thioesterase 11 isoform X1, translating into MESIDTASPTEGWATAPRPGLGPAPQDSWDSFHHSRCLLKMVKENIVVPEEILSFCCNGLQGSTSLPRAQEPGEQEEAPGAMTSPSPTRNPTEVQMSQLVLPCHTNHRGELSTGQLLKWIDTAACLSAERHAGCPCVTASMDDIYFEHTISQPYINPPGQRDGKSSVCVGQVVNIKAKVNRAFNSSMEVGIQVSYEDLCSGKHCSICKAYATFVAQGPSGSKVKLKPLAPQTEEEKIEHSIAAERRRMRLVHKDTLKDLLTRSPRETAELETRDGSAAVPAEKTRVESVELVLPPHANHQGNTFGGQIMAWMENVATIAASRLCHAHPTLRAIEMFHFRGPSQVGDRLVLKAIVNNAFKNSMEVGVCAEAYGQEMSVSRRHINSAFMTFVVLDQEGQPRNLPMVAPEPGDGERRYREASARKKIRLDRKYVVSCKQTEVPLSVPWDQSNKVYLSYNNVSALKTLIAKANWALAREKEKVRMYTLEEDKFLSFRIEMSVRIAASRAFSLLSDLRRRHEWDRHYASAELVQQVDDDDMIYHVVSQTLSHENKPQDFVILASRRKPCSKGDPYVVAFRSVTLPTHPASTGFTRGETLCSGFCIWPESEEMSKVAYYNQATPGYLNYVTTNVAGLSSNFCATFEACEKFLLKNKEDLIVRLQDL; encoded by the exons ATGGAAAGTATTGACACAGCGTCACCGACCGAGGGATGGGCCACAGCACCGCGCCCTGGGCTCGGTCCAGCACCCCAGGATAGCTGGGACTCTTTCCATCACAGCCG GTGTCTCTTAAAAATGGTCAAGGAGAATATTGTAGTCCCTGAAGAGATCTTGAGCTTCTGTTGCAATGGCCTCCAG GGCTCAACCTCTCTGCCGCGTGCCCAGGAgccaggggagcaggaggaggctcCGGGGGCCATGACGAGTCCCTCGCCCACCCGCAACCCCACCGAGGTGCAGATGAGCCAGCTGGTTCTGCCCTGCCACACCAACCACCGCGGTGAGCTCAGCACCGGCCAGCTGCTCAAGTGGATCGACACGGCCGCCTGCCTCTCCG ccGAGAGACATGCCGGCTGCCCGTGCGTCACGGCTTCCATGGACGATATCTATTTTGAGCATACCATTAG CCAGCCGTATATAAACCCTCCTGGGCAGCGGGACGGGAAGAGCAGTGTCTG cgTTGGGCAAGTTGTCAACATCAAAGCCAAAGTGAACCGAGCCTTTAACTCCAGCATGGAG GTGGGCATCCAGGTGAGCTACGAAGACCTGTGCAGCGGGAAGCACTGCAGCATCTGCAAGGCTTATGCCACCTTCGTGGCGCAGGGCCCCTCCGGCAGCAAG GTGAAGCTTAAGCCGCTGGCCCCGCAGACGGAGGAGGAGAAGATAGAGCACAGCATCGCTGCCGAGCGCCGCCGCATGCGGCTGGTCCACAAGGACACCCTCAAGGACCTCCTCACCCGCAGCCCCCGCGAAACCG cagagctggagacGCGGGACGGCAGCGCAGCTGTGCCGGCGGAGAAGACGCGGGTGGAGAGcgtggagctggtgctgccccCCCACGCCAACCATCAGGGCAACACCTTTGGCGGGCAGATCATGGCCTGGATGGAGAACGTGGCCACCATCGCAGCCAG CCGGCTGTGCCATGCCCACCCCACGCTGCGGGCCATCGAGATGTTCCACTTTCGGGGACCATCGCAAGTCGGGGACCGCCTGGTGCTCAAAGCCATCGTCAACAACGCCTTCAAAAACAG CATGGAGGTGGGGGTCTGCGCCGAGGCATACGGCCAGGAGATGTCCGTCAGCCGAAGGCACATCAACAGTGCCTTCATGACCTTCGTGGTGCTGGACCAGGAGGGCCAGCCCCGCAACCTGCCAATGGTGGCACCCGAGCCGGGG GATGGAGAGAGGAGGTACAGAGAAGCTAGCGCTAGGAAAAAAATTCGGCTGGACCG AAAATACGTTGTCTCCTGCAAACAGACCGAGGTGCCGCTCTCCGTGCCCTGGGACCAAAGCAACAAG GTTTATCTGAGCTACAACAATGTCTCTGCGCTGAAAACGCTCATAGCCAAAGCGAACTGGGCCCTCgccagagaaaaggaaaag GTGCGGATGTACACGCTGGAGGAGGACAAGTTCCTCTCCTTCCGCATTGAGATGTCGGTGCGCATCGCTGCCAGCCGAGCCTTCTCCCTGCTCTCTGACCTGCGGCGCCGGCACGAGTGGGACAGGCACTACGC GAGCGCGGAGCTCGTCCAGCAAGTAGATGACGACGACATGATCTACCACGTGGTGAGCCAGACACTCAGCCACGAGAACAAGCCACAGGACTTTGTCATCCTGGCGTCGCGACGAAAACCGTGCAGCAAGGG GGACCCCTACGTGGTGGCCTTTCGGTCGGTGACGCTGCCCACCCACCCTGCCAGCACCGGCTTCACGAGGGGGGAAACGCTCTGCTCCGGTTTCTGCATTTGGCCAGAGTCGGAGGAGATGAGCAAG GTGGCTTACTACAACCAGGCTACGCCGGGGTACCTCAACTACGTCACCACCAACGTGGCGGGACTGTCCTCCAACTTCTGTGCCACCTTCGAAGCCTGCGAGAAGTTCCTGCTGAAGAACAAGGAGGACCTGATCGTGCGGCTGCAGGACCTCTAG
- the ACOT11 gene encoding acyl-coenzyme A thioesterase 11 isoform X3, whose protein sequence is MESIDTASPTEGWATAPRPGLGPAPQDSWDSFHHSRCLLKMVKENIVVPEEILSFCCNGLQGSTSLPRAQEPGEQEEAPGAMTSPSPTRNPTEVQMSQLVLPCHTNHRGELSTGQLLKWIDTAACLSAERHAGCPCVTASMDDIYFEHTISVGQVVNIKAKVNRAFNSSMEVGIQVSYEDLCSGKHCSICKAYATFVAQGPSGSKVKLKPLAPQTEEEKIEHSIAAERRRMRLVHKDTLKDLLTRSPRETAELETRDGSAAVPAEKTRVESVELVLPPHANHQGNTFGGQIMAWMENVATIAASRLCHAHPTLRAIEMFHFRGPSQVGDRLVLKAIVNNAFKNSMEVGVCAEAYGQEMSVSRRHINSAFMTFVVLDQEGQPRNLPMVAPEPGDGERRYREASARKKIRLDRKYVVSCKQTEVPLSVPWDQSNKVYLSYNNVSALKTLIAKANWALAREKEKVRMYTLEEDKFLSFRIEMSVRIAASRAFSLLSDLRRRHEWDRHYASAELVQQVDDDDMIYHVVSQTLSHENKPQDFVILASRRKPCSKGDPYVVAFRSVTLPTHPASTGFTRGETLCSGFCIWPESEEMSKVAYYNQATPGYLNYVTTNVAGLSSNFCATFEACEKFLLKNKEDLIVRLQDL, encoded by the exons ATGGAAAGTATTGACACAGCGTCACCGACCGAGGGATGGGCCACAGCACCGCGCCCTGGGCTCGGTCCAGCACCCCAGGATAGCTGGGACTCTTTCCATCACAGCCG GTGTCTCTTAAAAATGGTCAAGGAGAATATTGTAGTCCCTGAAGAGATCTTGAGCTTCTGTTGCAATGGCCTCCAG GGCTCAACCTCTCTGCCGCGTGCCCAGGAgccaggggagcaggaggaggctcCGGGGGCCATGACGAGTCCCTCGCCCACCCGCAACCCCACCGAGGTGCAGATGAGCCAGCTGGTTCTGCCCTGCCACACCAACCACCGCGGTGAGCTCAGCACCGGCCAGCTGCTCAAGTGGATCGACACGGCCGCCTGCCTCTCCG ccGAGAGACATGCCGGCTGCCCGTGCGTCACGGCTTCCATGGACGATATCTATTTTGAGCATACCATTAG cgTTGGGCAAGTTGTCAACATCAAAGCCAAAGTGAACCGAGCCTTTAACTCCAGCATGGAG GTGGGCATCCAGGTGAGCTACGAAGACCTGTGCAGCGGGAAGCACTGCAGCATCTGCAAGGCTTATGCCACCTTCGTGGCGCAGGGCCCCTCCGGCAGCAAG GTGAAGCTTAAGCCGCTGGCCCCGCAGACGGAGGAGGAGAAGATAGAGCACAGCATCGCTGCCGAGCGCCGCCGCATGCGGCTGGTCCACAAGGACACCCTCAAGGACCTCCTCACCCGCAGCCCCCGCGAAACCG cagagctggagacGCGGGACGGCAGCGCAGCTGTGCCGGCGGAGAAGACGCGGGTGGAGAGcgtggagctggtgctgccccCCCACGCCAACCATCAGGGCAACACCTTTGGCGGGCAGATCATGGCCTGGATGGAGAACGTGGCCACCATCGCAGCCAG CCGGCTGTGCCATGCCCACCCCACGCTGCGGGCCATCGAGATGTTCCACTTTCGGGGACCATCGCAAGTCGGGGACCGCCTGGTGCTCAAAGCCATCGTCAACAACGCCTTCAAAAACAG CATGGAGGTGGGGGTCTGCGCCGAGGCATACGGCCAGGAGATGTCCGTCAGCCGAAGGCACATCAACAGTGCCTTCATGACCTTCGTGGTGCTGGACCAGGAGGGCCAGCCCCGCAACCTGCCAATGGTGGCACCCGAGCCGGGG GATGGAGAGAGGAGGTACAGAGAAGCTAGCGCTAGGAAAAAAATTCGGCTGGACCG AAAATACGTTGTCTCCTGCAAACAGACCGAGGTGCCGCTCTCCGTGCCCTGGGACCAAAGCAACAAG GTTTATCTGAGCTACAACAATGTCTCTGCGCTGAAAACGCTCATAGCCAAAGCGAACTGGGCCCTCgccagagaaaaggaaaag GTGCGGATGTACACGCTGGAGGAGGACAAGTTCCTCTCCTTCCGCATTGAGATGTCGGTGCGCATCGCTGCCAGCCGAGCCTTCTCCCTGCTCTCTGACCTGCGGCGCCGGCACGAGTGGGACAGGCACTACGC GAGCGCGGAGCTCGTCCAGCAAGTAGATGACGACGACATGATCTACCACGTGGTGAGCCAGACACTCAGCCACGAGAACAAGCCACAGGACTTTGTCATCCTGGCGTCGCGACGAAAACCGTGCAGCAAGGG GGACCCCTACGTGGTGGCCTTTCGGTCGGTGACGCTGCCCACCCACCCTGCCAGCACCGGCTTCACGAGGGGGGAAACGCTCTGCTCCGGTTTCTGCATTTGGCCAGAGTCGGAGGAGATGAGCAAG GTGGCTTACTACAACCAGGCTACGCCGGGGTACCTCAACTACGTCACCACCAACGTGGCGGGACTGTCCTCCAACTTCTGTGCCACCTTCGAAGCCTGCGAGAAGTTCCTGCTGAAGAACAAGGAGGACCTGATCGTGCGGCTGCAGGACCTCTAG